Within Planctomycetaceae bacterium, the genomic segment CGTGTAGCCCAGCGTGATTTCCTCGCTCGGCAGCGGATCGCCCGACGAATTACCGTGGAACCCGTAGGTGCTGACAATCACGTTCTTCAGCAGGTACTTCAGGTACGGTTCCTGCTTATTACCGACGGTTGAGCAGAAATGAATTTCCACTTCCGGATAGAACGTCCCGTTGGCACAGGCTTCCTGCAGCTTGGTCGAGGACTTGTCCAGTTCCCGAACGATGGCAATGTCACCCAGAGTCGTTTCCCCTTTGGTGCGCTGGTGGTCTTTCGCGCCTTCGGGGATCGACCGGTAAATCGGCGAACTCATTGACTGAATGATGATCCAGTCCTTGTGGCCGGAGTCCGTCGCTTCTCCTTTGACATCGCCAAGTTTCAGATACGCGGGCATTTCAGCTCTCCCTCAGTTTTCGTTGATTCGGATACGCAGGCGTTGCATTCACTTCCTGTCCGCTCGAACGGCCATTTCCGTCGAACGTACCGGTATTTTCCGCGATCGCGTCGGGCGGTTGCGTGGAATTAAGCAGAAAACACGAAAAGTGACCGCTGCCTGAACATGGTCGCGCGGCACGCGCCTGCGAATGCGGGTGGACGCAGCGAATGACGGACGCAGGCGACCGCTGCACCACGAATCCTCGCCGGCTATTCTGTGGCGATGGCGTCTTCACACAGATCCTGCGGACAGGCCTGAAACCAGACCCGCACAAGGTCGGGCAGGCTGCCGGCTCCGAGTTTCTTCGAGAGGCGGCTTCTGTGTTTTTCCACTGTCTTCGCGCTGATCCGCAGCTCATACGCGATCGACTTGTTGGGCAGTCCGGCGACCACCAGCCTCAATACATCGAACTCCCGGGCGGAAAGCTGTTCCAGGCGGCTGATGGCCTGAGTTTGAACCTTCAGAAGCAGAGGAATACTGATTTCCGGCGGAGGACTCAGCAATGTTGTGTTGCCGGTTTCCCCTGCTTCTGCCGACGCTGTTTCCGTCCAGTCATTTACCGTGCTCACCTGGCCCTGTCCTTTCTTTGTACTCTGTCATTCCGGAAACCCACACGGGCAGACTTCTGAGTCTGCGTGCTCACCCGGTTAGCCGTTCGGCGAGTCTAGGGCGGCGCAGGTGTACATGCATGACGGGTTTCCGACATGGCGTTCCGATTCGCCGCGATCAGCGCGAAGGCGGCTTCGGACGAGGAAACCGGTCAGGTCAGTCGTCGTTCGTTCGCCAGCGATGCAATCGCGGAAGCCGGGCGTCCTCCACGTCAAGCCCCGCGACCTGCACGATTCGAGCGGCGTCCGCGATGGAGTTGATGTTCAGCTTGCGAGCGATATCCGACCGATATCGCTCCACAGTTCGCTGAGCCACGCCAAGTTGGCGAGCCACCGTCTTCTGAGGTACACCGTGGCCGATCAGGGCCAGAACTTCCAGTTCCCGCCGTGTCAGCGAATCGAGCGGACCAAGGTCCACAAGCTGTGAATCGATCAACTGGTACTGCCGGTCGTCCGCGACTTCCTCCAGCGACTGCCGCGTGACGGCCAGCACGCGGGGCTTGCGGTCTTCGACGGGCTGCATCGGCCAGATCATGGCTTCCGTGTGGCGTCCGCCGCGAATATGGCGGATGACGACGGGTTTGCCGGAATCCACCACTGTGCGAATCGCGGGCATTCGTTCGGCGGCGAACTCCGGTCCCTCGATTTCTTCGATCGTCATGCCGACCGGATTGAAATTGTCGCCATAGTAAATCTGGCGAGACTGTTCGTTGCAGAACAGAACCAGTCCGTCGACATCAATGATCAGAATGCCGACTCCGGGCTGGCTCTTCAGAATCAACCAAAACTCGTCATGCATGGCGGGCGATTCCGGCCGCGAAAATTACCACGTCTCCACAAGCTGTCCGACGTTATCGAACTTCATTGTGCCTTTTACCGGCTTTTGAAGGTACTGAGCCAGCTTTTCGGGGGTTGCCGGGATCCGTTCGTGGTGCCAGTGCGAAAATTCGCCCTTGCCGGCACCCTGCTGCAGTTCGTTGACCATGCGGTTGTGATCGGCCGGCGACATCGTGCGACCGCCTCCCTGAGCGACTCCGGCGCGCGTCGAAGTGCTGCCAAGCGTGTTGTGCGTGCGGCGGAATCCGGACGCCTGTCGCTGGATATCGCCGGGGCTGACGGGCAGACCGCTTTTTGTTTTTGAAAACCGCTGAGTGACTCCGCCGCCGAATTTTCGGTCCACCCGGATCGCTTCGAAGTACTGCTTGCCGCCATCGACAACGCGGCGGATGTAGATGTCGCTGTTTTCCGTCGTCTTCTTAGCGCTGTGTGTGCCGGACTTGATCTGCACAAAGCCCTTCTTCGCCAGTTCGGCCAGCAGCGAATCTTCGGCGACCGGCCCCGGACGTTTTCGAAGCTGCCTTGGATTCTTCAGAGGAGGCAGTTGCATCGCCTGCAGAAAACCGGCCTTCAGGTTGCCGGGCAACGACTGCATGGCTCGCGTGACCGGCCCGGAGACACTGGAGGATCCCTTCAGGAAGCGCCCAAGGTCATCGCGAATCTGCCTCAGTCCATCGGGCAATGATCCGACGGGGACATCATCCAGCAGCGACTTCAGCTTCTTCAGAGCCGGGCGGATTTCATCGGCGAACTTCGCGTCGGACTTCGCCAACTCGATCGCCCGACGGATTGTACGAGAATATTTCGGTATTTTCCCCAGCTTGGCGAAATCCCCCACGTACGGCAGAATGCTGGCGGCGCTCAGCACCGCACCCCACCAATCACCGCGTCCCACGGAAATCAGCGCGTTGGAACCGTCGGCGAACGGAGTGGGTTCGAAGATTCCCACGATGTCGAGCACGAACTGGGTGATATCCAGAACCAGTTCGCGCTTTTCGCTGTCGCCGCTCTGACTGTTTCCGGCGCCCGTGGAAGCGTCTGTTGATGACATGCCGTTACTTCCGAAGCCCTGACCAACAAGATTCGTTCACGAAACAGAATGGCGTCTTCACACCGTTACGTCCGCCATTCTGCAAAACCTATCCCGTGAGTCAGCGGTAATCCGGCAATTTCCCGAAAGCAGTGGTCAGCCGCCTCGCTTCTTCATCCGCACAATCCCATCCCAGTCCGCCGGAGCCGTGCGGTCGTGCTGAGTAATCAGCATGGCCAGATAATCCTGAGCACGATCATCCGCCGGCATTCCGTGCAGGTGCCGCCAGGCCGTCGCCCAGTCGCCGTGAATGAAGCAGTCCAGGCCCTTTTCGAATGCGGCCAGGTGCCGCTCAGTCAGTTGGGGAAGCTGGGATTCCGGCGGCACCAGTTCACTGACAAACAACGACCGGTCCATTCCGTAAGGAAGAACCTGCAGCAGGCGTCGCACACGGCCTTCCGACGGGTCCATGCGTTCACGTACCAGTTGCTCCAGGTGTTCGTCGATCAGGATCGGGACGTGCAGTTCCCGCGTCATGCCTTCCAGCCGGCTGGCGAGATTCACGACGGGGCCGAAGACCGTGACCTTGACCATGTCGCTGGTCCCGATCTTGCCGGCAACGGCGCGTCCGTGAGCGATTCCGATGCTGGTTTCGAAGTCTGCCAGCGGATGACCGTGCTCGGCATGTGCCCGCGCAAACTCTTCGCGAATCGCCAGCGCCGCTCGACAGGCGTTCAGAGGGGCTTCGTCCGACGATATCGGCCAGCCCCAGAACCCCAGAGCCGCGTCTCCCTGAAAGTCGCCGGTGACTCCGCCAAACCTCAAAATCTGGTGCGTCATGACTCCCAGAGCCAGGCTGACACGTTCCAGCAGTCCGGTCAGGTTGTCGGCCTGCTCTTCGGCCCGATGACTAAATCCTCGCAGGTCGCAAAACAAAACGCTGACGTCACATTCGCGGGGTTCCAGCATCGACGTGTCCAGATCTCCGCCCAAAGCCTCCAGCACCGGCGGAGAAAAGAACTGCCGCAGTCCCGACTGCTGACGTTCCAGTTGCCGCTGCCGCAGCAATGAACCGACGATGTCCGCGATGAATTCCGTGAACTTGATGTCGGCGTGCAGTCGCTGTTCGTTTGTCTGAGCACCTTCCACCGGACTGCGTCCCGTGACATAGAACGCTCGATCCAGAGTCACGTCCGGGAACGGCGTGCAGTAGGCCCAGTTGAACCCGGCGTGCTGCGTATAGCGGCTGTCTGTGGCGGCCGATTCGTCCCACACGTGCAGAATCGTTCGCTGCTGATCGATCGCGTTCGTCACCAGCCGCGTGCTTGGCTGAATCGAACCGGCCGCTTCGAATCGCCGCTCCTGATGCAGAACCACCGGCTTTCCGGACGATTCCTTCACGGCAACGATCGCAACGCCTTCGGCATTTCGCACGCCGGCCAGCAGCAGATTCGCCAGCCGCACAAACAGGTCGCGTTCAATCCCCGATTCGCGGATCACTGCCGGCAGGCTGGTCAGAACTTCGATGCGTTTGTCGGCGTCGTCGTAGCGGACTCGCTGCAGTTGCTGCCGGTCAATCGACATCTGCTGAATGGCCGGGCTGCCGGGTGAATCGCTTTGAGTCACCTGCTGCAGTTCGAATCGCGATTCTCCGATCACGAATGACTGGCCCGGCCGCAGCGTGACTTTCTGCACATCGCGACCGTCGACGAACACCGGATTTGACGCCGACTGATGCTGTGTCAGCCGCACACCGTCTTCCGTCGATGCCAGTTGAACGTGGTGGCGGGAGATGCGTTCGTCCCAGGTGGCGGCGATTTCGTTGTCGTCGGATCGACCCAGACCATAGGTTTTGCCGTCGGCCAGCAAGAACTGACGATCCAACTGCCGACCATGATGAAACGCGAGCAACCGGTGCATGACGGCAATTCTACGATTCCTCTGCGCAAACAAGAAAGGCTGCCGCTCGACTGAGCGGCAGCCTTGTTAATGTCTGCCGGAAAACGCTCAATTCCCGTTACTTCGCAGCGCGGGAAAGCTGCCGGATCGTGGCGCCGCTGCGCTTGGCGTAAAGTTCCTTAACGCCGTTGTTCGTCGTCCGGACGCCCACGCGAGTCGGCTTGTTGGTCTGTGGGCAGATCAGCATCACGTTCGACGCGT encodes:
- a CDS encoding type VI secretion system tube protein Hcp, which encodes MPAYLKLGDVKGEATDSGHKDWIIIQSMSSPIYRSIPEGAKDHQRTKGETTLGDIAIVRELDKSSTKLQEACANGTFYPEVEIHFCSTVGNKQEPYLKYLLKNVIVSTYGFHGNSSGDPLPSEEITLGYTEVEWTYVTIDPKTGKPVGSVPGKYNPGAGKS
- a CDS encoding LuxR C-terminal-related transcriptional regulator, whose product is MSTVNDWTETASAEAGETGNTTLLSPPPEISIPLLLKVQTQAISRLEQLSAREFDVLRLVVAGLPNKSIAYELRISAKTVEKHRSRLSKKLGAGSLPDLVRVWFQACPQDLCEDAIATE
- a CDS encoding LuxR C-terminal-related transcriptional regulator, with protein sequence MHDEFWLILKSQPGVGILIIDVDGLVLFCNEQSRQIYYGDNFNPVGMTIEEIEGPEFAAERMPAIRTVVDSGKPVVIRHIRGGRHTEAMIWPMQPVEDRKPRVLAVTRQSLEEVADDRQYQLIDSQLVDLGPLDSLTRRELEVLALIGHGVPQKTVARQLGVAQRTVERYRSDIARKLNINSIADAARIVQVAGLDVEDARLPRLHRWRTNDD
- a CDS encoding adenylate/guanylate cyclase domain-containing protein, with protein sequence MHRLLAFHHGRQLDRQFLLADGKTYGLGRSDDNEIAATWDERISRHHVQLASTEDGVRLTQHQSASNPVFVDGRDVQKVTLRPGQSFVIGESRFELQQVTQSDSPGSPAIQQMSIDRQQLQRVRYDDADKRIEVLTSLPAVIRESGIERDLFVRLANLLLAGVRNAEGVAIVAVKESSGKPVVLHQERRFEAAGSIQPSTRLVTNAIDQQRTILHVWDESAATDSRYTQHAGFNWAYCTPFPDVTLDRAFYVTGRSPVEGAQTNEQRLHADIKFTEFIADIVGSLLRQRQLERQQSGLRQFFSPPVLEALGGDLDTSMLEPRECDVSVLFCDLRGFSHRAEEQADNLTGLLERVSLALGVMTHQILRFGGVTGDFQGDAALGFWGWPISSDEAPLNACRAALAIREEFARAHAEHGHPLADFETSIGIAHGRAVAGKIGTSDMVKVTVFGPVVNLASRLEGMTRELHVPILIDEHLEQLVRERMDPSEGRVRRLLQVLPYGMDRSLFVSELVPPESQLPQLTERHLAAFEKGLDCFIHGDWATAWRHLHGMPADDRAQDYLAMLITQHDRTAPADWDGIVRMKKRGG